One Glycine max cultivar Williams 82 chromosome 4, Glycine_max_v4.0, whole genome shotgun sequence DNA segment encodes these proteins:
- the LOC100791462 gene encoding vacuolar protein sorting-associated protein 9A, giving the protein MNMDMEVSTSFHDFLYRMRHPASLDLVRSIKSFIVSFSFHQPKPENDGKRVQDFFVSMEAAIRDHSLWTTASEEDIDCAMQGLEKYIMTKLFSRTFSASAEDAKIDNEISSKICLLQTFLKPEHLDIPPILQNEALWLLAEKELLKINAFKAPHEKLLSIMNCCRIINNLLLNAAMSEYVPAGADGFLPVLIYVTIKANPPKLHSNLKFIKLYTRQAKLISEAEYYFTNLVSAKTFIVDLNAKSLSMDEIKYKESMQAAKLTNKVTSELSAACQMSQQETDDSSCSKKMHNKLDDTGVLLHGSNYPYMEAKSKELTVGDVDMLLSDYKDLVAKYTILCKAIGCLSTAEREPLLRHLEMQGPETLLNFTAPSDHHRHK; this is encoded by the exons ATGAACATGGACATGGAGGTATCAACGTCGTTCCATGATTTTCTCTATCGCATGCGACACCCTGCTTCCCTCGACCTCGTTCGATCCATCAAGAG CTTTATAGTATCATTTTCATTTCACCAACCAAAACCTGAAAATGATGGGAAAAGAGTACAAGACTTCTTTGTGTCAATGGAAGCTGCAATCAGAGATCATTCACTGTGGACTACTGCCTCCGAAGAAGACATTGATTGTGCAATGCAG GGTTTAGAGAAATATATAATGACTAAATTGTTCTCTCGAACATTCTCTGCTTCTGCTGAGGATGCAAAGATTGACAACGAAATCTCATCGAAAATATGCTTGCTCCAAACCTTTCTAAAGCCTGAACATTTGGATATACCACCAATTCTCCAAAATGAAGCCTTATGGCTG CTTGCAGAGAAAGAATTGCTGAAAATCAATGCCTTCAAAGCTCCTCATGAGAAACTCTTGAGCATTATGAATTGCTGCAGGATCATCAACAATCTGTTGCTCAATGCTGCAATGTCTGAGTATGTTCCAGCTGGGGCAGATGGCTTTCTCCCTGTGCTCATATATGTTACAATCAAG GCAAATCCTCCAAAGTTGCATTCTAACCTCAAATTCATCAAGTTGTACACAAGGCAAGCAAAACTCATCTCCGAAGCTGaatattatttcacaaatctTGTGTCGGCTAAGACATTTATAGTTGACTTAAATGCCAAATCACTTTCAATGGACGAAATCAAATATAAGGAGAGCATGCAAGCAGCCAAGTTGACCAATAAAGTCACAAGTGAATTATCCGCTGCATGTCAAATGAGCCAGCAAGAGACGGACGATAGCAGTTGTTCAAAGAAAATGCACAACAAACTTGATGATACTGGAG TTTTGCTACATGGATCAAACTATCCTTACATGGAAGCAAAGAGCAAAGAGCTAACAGTTGGAGATGTGGACATGTTATTAAGTGATTACAAGGATTTAGTTGCTAAGTACACAATCCTGTGCAAAGCTATTGGTTGCCTTTCCACCGCAGAGAGAGAACCCCTCCTTCGTCATCTAGAAATGCAAGGACCAGAAACTCTACTTAATTTCACAGCACCGTCGGATCATCACAGACACAAGTGA